The genomic region TCGATATCGTTGATGGCCAGATACAGCTGGTAATCATGCTGCTCCACCTTACCACAGTACTCCGTTCCCCTGTCGGTCAGGATCCTCAGCATCGGCAGTCCCTGAGCCTCGTAGAACGGCAGTACGCGATCATTGAGCAGGTCTGCGGCGGTGATCGGCGTTTTACTCGTATACAGCTTGCAGTGTGCCACTTTCGAGTACGTATCCACGAACGTCTGCTGGTAGATACGACCCACACCTTTCAGATTGCCCACGTAGAAGGTGTCCTGCGACCCGAGATAACCCGGGTGAGCAGTTTCGATTTCTCCGCTGGCCTCGTCATCGTGGGCCTTCTTCTCCAGCGCTGCGATTTGAGCGTCGGTAAGCACGATGCCTTCTCTGGCGACCTTTTCCTCAAGTGCCTTCAGGCGTTTACGGAAGTTCTCCAGGTCGTGCCGTTGCCAGATGGAGCGCACGCCGCTACCGGAGATAAACACGCCTTTTTTACGCAGCTCATTACTGGTCCGGTGTTGCCCGTGGGCCGGGAACTCAACGGCATATTCAACAACAGCGCGTTCAGTGGCTTCGTCGGCGCGGTTCTTCAGGTTGGGGACGCGGCGGTTCTGGTTAATCAGCGCATCGATGCCGCCTTCAGCAGCCAGTTCCTGATAACGGTAAAACGTGTCGCGTGACACGCCCATGATCTTGCAGGCTTTTGATACGTTACCGAGTTCTTCGGCGAGATTGAGCAGGCCGGCTTTGTGTTTGATGATGGGATTGTTAGTATGAATCATGAGAGTTACCTCGCGTTTTGTTTAAGGATTAGACACCCATATCAAAACCGGTAACTCTCAACCTTTCAAGGTCCAGTGTCAGATCAAGTCGCGACTAATACACCTTAAGTGACCAGCATTAGTGCAGAGGGCTTATATATTATCGTACGCCCGGCAGTCTCCTTGCCGTGCGGCATAAGGCGCGCCAGTCCATAAAGGTGAAAATGGATTAACGCACCGTTCTGCCACAAGCAAAGACATGCCTGCGCCTGTGATTTGAAAAAAGAAGGCAAGAGCAGCCCGCTTTACTGCCGTACAAACAGGGCAAAAAACTGATTAACGCCCCACTCTCCCAACAGCAGGCAGATGACTCGCCTTTAGCGTGTAGGAAAGTGTGTGATCGGTCCTCTGCAGCTGGAAAGCGGCGTTGAAAGACTGACAAAGACGAAGGCCAGCAGCATATTTGCCAGCCTTTATCCTTGTCACACGCCCGGTACGGATAACCACACCTTTAGCCAGCCTGCCCCGCGTCTTTGTTCGCTGCCTGAACATGCAGCATATCCAGCGCCAGCGTGGCTGCCGACAGCGATGTCAAGTCGGACTGGTCGTAACCCGGAGCCACCTCCACCAGGTCCATACCAACAATATTCAGTCCTTGCAGCCCCCGCAGAAGTTTGGTGGCCCTGTCCGTGGTCAAGCCGCCAATCACTGGCGTACCGGTACCTGGCGCATGCGCCGGATCGAGACAGTCGATATCAAAAGTCAGGTATACCGGCAGAGAGCCTACGGTTTTTTTCACTTCGGCGATCACATCATCAACGCGACGGTCGTTAACCTGCGCTGCATCCAGCACATTAAAACCGAGAGTTGGATCAAATTCAGTACGGATACCAATCTGCACCGAATGCTCTGGCGAAATCAGCCCCTCTTTCGGCGCGGTCCAGAACATGGTGCCGTGGTCAAACGTTGGTCCGTTAGAATAGGTATCCGTGTGTGCATCAAAATGCACCAGCGCCATTTTTCCAAAATGTTTTGCGTGGGCGCGCAGCAAAGGCAGCGTGACATAATGATCGCCACCAAAGGTCAGCATGCGCTTACCGTTTTGCAGAAGCTTTTCTGCGTGCGCCTGCAATTTATCACTCATGTCCTGCGAGTCGCCAAAGGCATAGACCAAATCGCCACAGTCAACCACCTTCAGGCGCTGACGCAAGTCAAAATTCCACGGCCAGCGGCAGCCTTCCCACGCAAGATTGGTGGAGATCTGACGAATGGTGCCAGGCCCCATGCGGCTTCCGGGACGGCCTGACGTTGCCGCATCAAAAGGGACGCCAGTGATCACCCATTCCGCGTCGCTGTCCCAGGGTTGAAAATTAACAGGGAAACGCATAAAACCAAAAGCATTAGAAACCAATGAGTTATCATACTGGTTACCCAGAGTATTATTCATAACAACGCCTCATTTGCTCACAGCCAGAGCAACCGGCTGCATCGTTAAAAAAATCCCTGCCGCGTCGTTTAGCCCGACGAGGAAGGGATTGGATTATTTTCTCAACATCATTTCATCTTTTCAGCGCCGGTGGATACCGGAAATCAGCAGCTGGCAGCGAAGACCACTATTCATCTTCCAGATAGGTGTAACCGTAAAGGCCAGACTCAAACTCAGCCACAAACTGTGCACGCAACTCTTCGTCAAGTTCACTTCGTTTGATCTGATTACGAAAATGGGTAAGCAGTTCTTTCGGGTCCAGCTGAACATACTCCAGCATATCCGCCACGGTATCACCCTCGTCGGAAAGCTGGACTTCCACGCTACCATCAGCAAACGCAAACACATCCACCGCTTCGGTATCACCAAACAAATTATGCATGTTGCCGAGGATTTCCTGGTAAGCGCCCACCATAAAGAAACCCAGCATCGGGGGATTATCCACATCGTATTGCGGCATTGGCATGGTGGTGGCAATCCCATCCCCATCGACGTAATGATCGATGGTGCCATCAGAATCACAGGTAATATCAAGCAGCACTGCGCGGCGCTCGGGTGACTTATTCAGGCCTTCCAGCGGCAGAACCGGGAACAGCTGGTCGATGCCCCACGCATCGGGCATCGACTGAAAAAGCGAGAAATTGACGTAAATTTTATCCGCCATACGTTCCTGCAATTCGTCAATGATTGGTCGGTGGGCGCGGTTGCTCGGGTCGAGATGCTGTTGGATATAATGGCAAATGCTCAGGTAAAGCTGCTCCGCCCAGGCACGCTGCGTTAAATTGTAGGTTCCCTGTGAATATCCGGTGTGAATATCAAACAGGTCCATCTGACTGTCATGCAGCCATTCGCGCAGTGAACGCCGATTATTCGGTTCATGCATCTCCTGCCAGGTATCCCACATACTGATAATCGGGCGGGGCGAGTCGTCAGATGGCGCAACGGGCGTGCTGAATTCATTACGTTCGACCCCAATAATATTGGAAACCAGCACGGTATGGTGTGCGGTCACCGCGCGTCCGGACTCGGTAATCACCGTCGGATGCGGCAAGTTGTGTTCGTCGCAGGCGTGGCCAATGGCCCAGATAACATTGTTAGCGTATTCGTTCAGGCCGTAGTTTACCGAGCAGTCTGACTGTGAACGCGTTCCTTCGTAATCCACGCCGAGGCCCCCGCCCACGTCAAAGCATTGAATATTGACGCCGAGTTTTGCCAGTTCCACATAAAAACGCGCTGACTCACGCACGCCAGTGGCGATATCACGGATGTTGGCCATCTGCGAACCAAGATGGAAATGCAGTAATTGCAGGCTTTCCAGACGCCCGGCACTTCGCATAATATCCACCAGCTGCAACACCTGCGAAGCCGAAAGACCAAATTTCGATTTTTCACCGCCGCTGGACTGCCACTTGCCGGAACCCTGTGAAGCCAGACGCGCACGGATGCCAAGACGCGGAACGACATTAAGACGCTCTGCTTCCTCCAGCACCAGCTTCACTTCGGTCATTTTTTCCAGCACCAGATAGACCTTGTGGCCAATCTTCTCGCCAATAAGCGCCAGGCGAATATATTCGCGATCCTTATAGCCGTTACAGACGATCACTGAGCGAGTCATACCCGCATGTGCCAGCACCGCCATCAATTCAGCCTTCGAACCTGCTTCCAGACCCAGCGGCTCACCTGAATTAATCAGGGACTCAATCACACGCTTGTGCTGATTCACCTTTATCGGATAAACCAGAAAGTAATCACCGCGATAACCGTAGGACTCGCGCGCCCTTTTAAACGCTGCGTTAATTGAACGCAGGCGGTGCTGTAAGATTTGCGGAAAGCAAAACAATGCAGGCAGTCGCTGTCCTTCTGCTTCACGCTCTTTGACCAGTTTGGCCAAATCAACGCGAGCTTCCGGCACGTCAGGATCGGGGCAAACGCTGATATGCCCCAGCTCATTGACGTCGTAATAGTTGTTCCCCCACCACGCAATGTTGTAAGTGCGCAGCATTTTACTGGCATCCCGATCACTCATGGCCATTTCCTGCATTGAGCGGGGTTCTCTTTGTTCGCCTGCTGACGAACTTTTGGTTGTCTTGATATCGTCAGACATCGCGAGCCTCAAATTCAATGATATGAAACAGTGAACTACTATTGCAGGGAAAAACTGCAACAACAACCCGGCCGGAAGGGTAAATCTCAGTATAAAACGCTGAAGCATGCTACCCGATAGCAGCGAAAGTATATCATTAAAAGCCTGATACCAATCGCACAGAGAAACGAGCGCCCTTCCAGCACCGGAAAGAAAAATGCGCATGCTGATACTGATGTTATTGTGCAACGGTGTCAGATAAATGAACCCGGACAGCTGCATTCACCCGGAATAATCTGGCAGTGACCGGGGAACAGGGACGCATCGCACAGTGAGTTAATGCACCTGTTACTACCGGGTTGGTGAAACCAGACAGGAAAAAACCAGGCTAGAATTGGAAAGCCAGAAAAGCATCCCGGTTAGCATGTCACACAGGAGCGCCATAAAGCACAATGCAGCAGTATTCACGCGTTTATCATGGCCCTGTCAGCGATAAAATTTGTCACTTTCATTTCTGACCGGGTTTTCTCAAGATAAAAAAACTGGCAATACGTCCAGCGAGTAACCTAGAATGGCCATCCAGATGTTGATCCGTCTATACTGGTTAACTTCCAGGCGTCTTAAGTTATGTACTGCTCATGGCTTTGCCTGAAGGGGCGCTCAGAGGCCGCTGGTTTCTGTTCAGGCGCTACGCTGTAGATTTCAACCCGTTTCAGTAAGGTAAAGAATAAATGGCCAAACACTTGTTTACTTCCGAGTCCGTCTCAGAAGGACATCCCGATAAAATCGCTGACCAGATTTCCGATGCCGTGCTCGATGCCATTCTTGAGCAGGATCCTAAAGCACGTGTTGCTTGTGAAACATATGTTAAAACAGGCATGGTGCTGGTCGGTGGTGAAATTACCACTAGCGCCTGGGTCGATATCGAAGAAATCACCCGCAATACTGTGCGTGAAATCGGGTATGTTCATTCCGATATGGGCTTTGATGCCAACTCTTGCGCCGTGCTGAATGCTATCGGTAAGCAGTCTCCGGACATTAATCAGGGTGTTGATCGCGCCGACCCTCTGGAACAGGGTGCGGGTGACCAGGGCCTGATGTTTGGCTATGCCACCAATGAAACCGACGTGCTGATGCCAGCGCCCGTAACCTACGCGCACCGTCTGGTACAGCGCCAGTCCGAGGTGCGTAAAAACAAAACCCTGTCGTGGCTGCGTCCCGACGCGAAAAGCCAAATCACCTTCCAGTACGATGATGGCAAAATTGTGGGCATTGATGCCGTTGTGCTCTCAACCCAGCATGCTGAAGAGATCTCACAAAAAGATCTGCAGGAAGCAGTGATGGAAGAGATCATTAAACCTGTTCTGCCAGCAGAGTGGATCACTGAAAGCACCAAATACCACATCAACCCAACAGGCCGTTTTGTTATTGGTGGTCCAATGGGGGATTGCGGTCTGACCGGTCGTAAAATCATTGTGGATACTTACGGCGGTATGGCACGCCACGGTGGCGGCGCTTTCTCTGGTAAAGATCCGTCTAAAGTGGACCGCTCCGCCGCTTATGCTGCGCGCTACGTAGCGAAAAACATTGTGGCTGCTGGCCTGGCAGACCGCTGTGAAATTCAGGTGTCTTACGCGATTGGCGTAGCTGAACCGACCTCTATCATGGTGGAAACGTTCGGTACCGAAAAAGTCCCCACCGAACAGCTCACGCTGCTGGTTCGTGAGTTTTTTGATTTACGCCCGTATGGTTTGATTCAAATGCTTGACCTGCTGCACCCCATCTACCGTGAAACCGCGGCCTATGGTCACTTTGGTCGTGAACACTTCCCCTGGGAAAAAACGGATAAGGCAGCACAGCTACGTGAGGCTGCCGGCCTGTAATTAGCCATCTCTTATATCTTAAGGGTGCCCAGGCGGTGCCCTTTTTACTGCCTGCCAGCGCTGACAAAGCGCACAGCCCCGCCCTGTTTGACACTTGCAAAAACCAAATGGTGTTAACGATTACAGTGATAAACAGTCTGTTTCTCAGATAATTAAGAATGTTTAGTCTTAACAGCTATGCTCAGAATGCACTATTTTCAGCGCTGTCTGATAGAGGACGAACGGATAAGCAAGAGAAGCTATTTAGTGCTATGACAAGATGGTTATAAAGCGCAAGCGCGTATGAAAATTCCCTTTTTACGAAAGAACGCACGTGTAAACGATTACAATGTTGTGATCATGAACACAGTCTTACCTGCCGGGGTTTTCTAACATTCATAACAACAATAAGCAGTACCACTCATATGGAGGCTTTATGCCTGTTAATAAGACATCAAGCAGAACATCGAACAAGGCGATGACCTTCTTCGTCTGCTTCCTTGCCGCACTGGCCGGTCTGTTATTTGGACTTGATATCGGCGTCATTGCGGGGGCATTGCCCTTTATTGCGAAAGACTTCAACGTTAGCGCACATCAGCAGGAATGGATTGTCAGCTCAATGATGTCTGGCGCAGCGATCGGAGCAATCGGTAGCGGCTGGCTCTCTTCACGTCTCGGGCGCAAAAAGAGCCTGATGATTGGCGCAGTCCTGTTTGTTATCGGCTCCCTGTGGTCAGCTCTGGCCACCAACCCGGACATGCTGATCATGGCACGCGTTCTGCTTGGACTGGCCGTCGGTGTCGCCTCCTACACCGCACCGCTCTATCTTTCAGAAATTGCACCGGAGAAAATTCGTGGCAGCATGATCTCTCTCTACCAACTCATGATCACCATCGGTATTCTGGGCGCTTATCTGTCGGATACCGCCTTTAGCTTCAGCGGAGAGTGGCGCTGGATGCTGGGCGTAATTACTATCCCAGCCGCCCTCCTGTTAGTGGGTGTTTTCTTCCTGCCAAACAGCCCCCGCTGGCTGGCAGCAAAAGGCGATTTCCGTAGCGCCCAGCGCGTGCTCGATCGTCTGCGCGATACCAGCGAACAGGCCAAACGTGAGCTGGATGAAATTCGCGAAAGCCTGAAAATCAAACAGTTCGGCTGGAGCCTGTTTAAAAATAACAGCAACTTCCGTCGTGCGGTGTATCTCGGCATTCTGTTACAGGTCATGCAACAGTTTACCGGCATGAACGTAATCATGTATTACGCACCAAAAATTTTCGAAATCGCAGGCTTCACCAACACCACAGAACAGATGTGGGGCACCGTCATTGTTGGTTTGATCAATGTGCTGGCCACCTTTATCGCGATTGGCCTGGTAGATCGCTGGGGCCGCAAACCCACACTTATTCTGGGCTTCCTTGTGATGGCACTGGGCATGGGCATCCTCGGTACAATGTTGCACGTAGGCATTCATTCTACCGGGACGCAATATTTTGCCATCGCCATGCTGCTGATGTTTATCGTTGGCTTTGCCATGAGTGCAGGCCCGCTAATCTGGGTACTTTGTTCTGAAATTCAGCCGTTGAAAGGGCGTGATTTTGGTATCACCCTATCCACCGCGACCAACTGGATTGCCAATATGATCGTCGGTGCAACCTTCCTGACCATGCTGAATTCACTGGGCAACGCGAATACCTTCTGGGTTTATGCAGCGCTGAACCTGTTCTTTATCGTTCTGACAGTTTCTTTGATCCCGGAAACCAAAAATGTTTCTCTGGAGCACATTGAACGTAACCTTTTGAGCGGCAAAAAACTACGCGATATTGGTCAGCGCGACTGATCTTCACAGGCCGGGGAAATCCGGCCTGTCTCATTGTATTCACCTCATTGGCATCGTATTCTCAGCGTTATGAAACCCCTTCGACTCCCGATAGCCTTGCAGCAGGCGGTGATGCGCTCACTGCGTGAAAAACTGCAGCAGGCAAACCAACGCCTCGCACGCAACTACCCCGAACCGACGCTGGTCTATCAGCAGCGTGGCACCACTGCGGGCAGCGCCTGGCTACAGCAGTGGGAGATTCGCCTCAACCCGGTCCTGCTGCTGGAAAATGAACAGGCATTTATTGATGACGTGGTACCTCATGAGCTGGCACACCTGCTGGTGTGGAAACATTTTGGCCGCGTCGCTCCCCATGGAAAAGAATGGAAATGGATGATGGAAAGCGTACTGAATGTTTCAGCAAAGCGAACCCATCAGTTTGAGGTGGCATCGGTACGCAGCCGCACCTTTCCCTACCGCTGCAACTGCCAGCAACATAAGCTGACCGTCAGACGACACAATCGCGTGCAGCGCGGCGAGAGCGAATATCGCTGTGTCCGCTGCGGGGGGCCACTTTGTCCCGACATGTTTTCACCTGCAGAAAACACTCTGTGACCGTTAAAAAGAGTGCTTGCGATCGCTGATTTACCGCGGCAGATTTCCGCTCTTTGCCAACATCTGTTACTCTCGCGCCCTGCATAAATGACCGATAAATAGATTATGTTTCGTAAAATTCCCAGCCTGCTTACACTTACTTTGCTGTTACCCGCTGCGTTTTCTCACGCCCTCACGTCTGGCAACTTCCATCAGAACAGTTTCGCCCAGGCGAAAGAGTACGCTGCTGAAATCAATGCCGATGCACCTGGTTCATTCTATTGCGGCTGCAAAATCACCTGGCAGGGCAAAAAGGGCATTCCGGACCTGGCCTCCTGTGGTTACCAGATACGAAAAAATAGCGTCCGGGCACAGCGCATTGAGTGGGAGCACGTTGTTCCTGCCTGGACTTTCGGTCATCAGCGCCAGTGCTGGCAACAGGGTGGCAGAAAAGCCTGTGCTAAAGACGCCAGCTATCGTCAGATAGAATCCGATTTACATAATCTTCAGCCTGCTATTGGCGAGGTTAACGGCGATCGCGGCAACTTTATGTACAGCCAGTGGCGTGGCGGTGAGAATCAGTATGGGCAGTGTGAAATGAAGATCGATTTCAAAAATAAGCTGGCAGAGCCACCAGTCCGCGCCAGAGGCCCTATCGCCCGCACCTGGTTTTACATGCGTGACCGTTATCAAATAAGCATGTCGCAAAAGCAGACACAACTCATGACGGCATGGGGAAAACAGTATCCGGTGACGCCGTGGGAGTGCGAACGCGATAAGCGTATCGCTCAGGTTCAGGGCAATCACAATCCCCATATACAGCAAGCTTGCCAGCGGTAAAGTCACTGTCCTAAACTGGTTACCACTTTTTGGCTGCGCTACCGGGCGCATCCGCTACTTTTATCAGGATCCGCATGCGTATACCCCGCATCTTTCACCCCGAGCCACTGAAGGTGGGTGATGAAATCGAACTGAGCGAAGACGCAGCTAACCACGTTGGCCGAGTACTGCGCATGAGCAACGGACAGACACTCGAATTGTTCAATGGCAGTAATCTGACTTTTTCCGCCGAAATTATGCAGGTGAACAAAAAAAACGTGCGCGTTGTCATAACAGACAGCCGTACAGATAACCGGGAATCGCCGCTTAATCTTCATTTAGGTCAGGTTATGTCGTGTGGTGAGAAAATGGAATTCACTATCCAGAAAGCGGTCGAACTGGGGGTAAATGCCATTACGCCCTTGTTTTCCGAGCGCTGTGGCGTAAAGCTGGATGCAGAACGTCTGGCAAAAAAAATCCAGCAGTGGCAGAAAATCGTTATTGCCGCCTGTGAGCAATGCGGCCGCAACAGCGTACCGCAGATACGTACCGCAATGACGCTGGAGGCCTGGAGTGCAGAAGAAGAGTGTGGCCTGAAGTTAAATCTTCATCCAAGGGCAAGCCAGAGCATTAATACACTGCCTCAACCGGTGTCGCGCGTGCGATTATTGATTGGCCCTGAAGGTGGACTCAGCGCCGATGAAATTGGCATGACAGCCCGTTATGGTTTTACCGATATTTTACTTGGCCCGCGCGTGTTGCGTACCGAAACCACTGCCCTCACCGCCATTACCGCATTACAAGTGCGTTTTGGTGACCTGGGTTAAGCCGCGGCGTATCTTTGCCGATGGTGTCAACAACACAAATGCCGACGCTACGGGCATTTCAAACAGCGTAATGGAGAAGAAGAATGATCAAGCTTGGCATTGTGATGGACCCGATTAACGCGATAAACATTAAAAAGGATTCCAGTTTCGCCATGCTGCTGGAGGCACAACGGCGTGGTTATGAAATCCATTATATGGAGATGCAGGACCTCTATCTGCGTGCTGGAGAAGCACGTGCGCATACCCGTCTGTTGAGCGTTGTGCAAAATCATGAGAAGTGGTTTGAATTCGGCAGCGCCCAGGATATTGCGCTGGCAGACCTTAACGTGGTGCTGATGCGAAAAGATCCGCCGTTTGACACTGAATTTATCTATGCCACCTATATCCTTGAGCGCGCAGAGGAAAAAGGCACACTGATTGTTAATAAGCCACAAAGCCTGCGTGATTGTAATGAAAAGCTGTTCACCGCCTGGTTTGCCGACCTGACCCCGGATACCCTGGTGACCCGTAGCGCCGAGCAAATACGCGCATTCTGGCAGGAACACGGCGATATCATTCTGAAACCACTGGATGGTATGGGCGGAGCATCCATTTTTCGCATTGGCAAAGACGATCCCAACCTGTCGGTCATTATCGAAACGCTGACCAAACATGGCCATTTTTACTGTATGGCACAAAACTATTTGCCTGCGATCAAAGACGGCGACAAGCGCGTGCTGGTGGTTGATGGCGAACCCGTACCTTACTGCCTGGCACGCATTCCCAAATCAGGAGAAACCAGGGGAAATCTGGCGGCAGGTGGCCGCGGAGAAGCCCGGCCACTTAGCGACAGCGACTGGGAAATAGCCCGCCGCGTCGGCCCGGCGTTGAAAGCGAAAGGGCTTATTTTCGTTGGCCTGGATATTATCGGCGACAGACTGACTGAAATTAATGTAACCAGCCCAACCTGCATACGTGAGATCGAAGCCGCTTTCCCGGTTTCAATTACCGGCATGCTGATGGATGCGATTGAAAAACACCTCGCCTGAGGCAATGAATGGGGCCTCCCGACCCTTCTTTCACTCTATGGACAAAACTCACCGTCTGAAGCTGCGCGGTTAACCCGGATACAGAATCCTGATATGAATTTACAGCATCATTTTTTGATTGCCATGCCAACACTACAGGACCCGTTGTTTAAACGCTCGGTAGTTTATATCTGTGAGCATAATGATGACGGTGCGATGGGACTTATTGTGAATAAGCCCATGGAAAATCTGACGGTAGATGGCATCCTGAAAAAGTTAAAGATTATGCCTACTCCGCGCGATCCCGAAAAAAAACTGGACAAGCCAGTTTTTGCTGGTGGCCCGCTGGCCGAAGATCGCGGTTTTATTTTACATTCGGCACAAAGCACTTTTTCTTCGAGCATTCGGGTGTCAGACAACACGGTCATTACCACCTCGCGCGACGTGCTGGAAACGCTGGGTACGCCAGGTCAACCCAGTAGCGTACTGGTTGCGCTGGGCTATTGTGCGTGGGAGAAAAATCAGCTGGAAAATGAGCTGTTAGAAAACGCCTGGCTTACCACCCCGGCCAACAGCAACATTCTTTTCAAAACCCCGATAGCCGAACGCTGGCGCGAGGCGGCCAGGAGCATCGGCGTGGATATTCACAATATCACCAGCGATGCGGGGCATGCCTGATGAGCCACATGACCCTGTTGGCCTTTGACTTCGGTACCAAAAGTATTGGCATAGCGGTAGGCCAGCAGCTGACGGGCACGGCGCGCCCTCTTGCAGCGATTAAAGCACAGGACGGGACACCAGACTGGAATAAAATTGGGGCCTTGCTGAAAGAGTGGCAGCCGTGCCGCGTGGTAGTTGGTCTGCCGCTTAATATGGACGGCACTGAACAACAGTTGACCGCACGGGCGCGTAAATTTGCTAATCGACTGCACGGTCGCTTCGGGGTGCAGGTCGACCTGCATGATGAACGCCTGAGCACGGTAGAAGCCCGTGCCGACCTGTTCTCCCGCGGTGGTTTTCGGGCGCTGAATAAAGGCAGCGTGGATTCGCTCTCAGCGGTGATCATTCTTGAAAGCTGGTTTGAAAATGCCTGGCAGTAGGCAGTGCGATTTTATTCTACCTGCCCTGCCTGCCGTCTTGCCGCAAGGCTTTGCCTGAAAGATTGCATCCCGTGCGCTACGCCGGTTTCCAGCACAGCGGGCAGCTGGTGCGTTTTACCTTCACGGATCAGATTGGCCACGGCGGTCGTACTCACCAGCACCTCAAACAGCGCAACCCTGCCCGACTTCACTGCCGGAACCAGCTTCTGAGCAATCACCACCTTCAGGCTTCCTGCCAGCTGCGTACGTATCAGGTCTTTTTCCGCGCCGGGAAACACGTCGACCAGCCTGTCCACCGCCTGCACGGCTCCACGGGTATGCAGGGTAGCCAGCACAAGATGCCCGGTTTCTGCCGCAGTCAGCGCCAGCTGAATAGTCCCTTTGTCGCGCAGTTCTCCCAGCAGGATGACATCCGGATCTTCACGCAATGCCGCCCGCAGCCCCTCACTGAATGAGACACAGTGCGTGCCGATTTCACGCTGCTGAACCAGCGAGCGCGCACTATGGTGGATAAATTCAATGGGATCTTCCAACGTCAGAATATGCCGCGCCTGGTGTTGGTTAATTTCGCCGGTCAGCGCTGCCAACGTTGTGGATTTACCGCTACCGGTTGCGCCTGTCACCAGCACCAGACCATCATGCAGCTGGAGCAGATCCCGGGTGACCTGGGGTAGCTCAAGCTGCTCTGTACCAGAAATATGGCCGTTAATAATGCGCAGCGCCAGCGAAAGGCCCTGCCGCTGGCGAAAGAGGTTTGCACGTACACGCACGCCATCTGAAAATGTCAGCGCAAAATCAATCTGTCCGGCCTGCTCAAAATGCACCTGTTGCGCACCGTCGAGCCATTCCTGTGCCGCAGCGTGTAACACCTCATTGCTGACCGGGGGCGCATCGGCTATTTTTTGCAACCGTCCATCACGCCGCCAGAATGGCGGATAACCACTACACAGGTGCAGATCCCCTGCCTTATGCTTTACACTAAGGGCCACTATGTCCTCGATATGCATAATTTATCCTGACTATGACTTCGATTGAGCACAACCTACAGCAAGTTCGCCAGCGAATCATTGCGGCAGCCAGACGCTGCGGCCGCGATCCGCAAGAAATTACGTTGCTTGCAGTAAGCAAAACAAAACCTGCGGACGCCATCGCAGAAGCTGCACTTGCCGGACAGAAGTATTTCGGTGAAAACTACGTACAGGAAGGTGTTGATAAAATCACCCGGTTTGGCGACGGATCGCTGGTCTGGCACTTTATTGGTCCACTGCAATCCAACAAAAGTCGTCTTGTTGCCGGCCATTTTGACTGGTGCCACACCGTTGACCGACTGAAAATCGCC from Erwinia tracheiphila harbors:
- a CDS encoding IS481 family transposase gives rise to the protein MIHTNNPIIKHKAGLLNLAEELGNVSKACKIMGVSRDTFYRYQELAAEGGIDALINQNRRVPNLKNRADEATERAVVEYAVEFPAHGQHRTSNELRKKGVFISGSGVRSIWQRHDLENFRKRLKALEEKVAREGIVLTDAQIAALEKKAHDDEASGEIETAHPGYLGSQDTFYVGNLKGVGRIYQQTFVDTYSKVAHCKLYTSKTPITAADLLNDRVLPFYEAQGLPMLRILTDRGTEYCGKVEQHDYQLYLAINDIDHTKTKAMSPQTNGICERFHKTILQDFYQVTFRKKLYEDLESLQTDLDNGLWHYNNERTHQGKMCCGRTPMATLLDGKRVWAEKNLNQM
- the speB gene encoding agmatinase, whose product is MNNTLGNQYDNSLVSNAFGFMRFPVNFQPWDSDAEWVITGVPFDAATSGRPGSRMGPGTIRQISTNLAWEGCRWPWNFDLRQRLKVVDCGDLVYAFGDSQDMSDKLQAHAEKLLQNGKRMLTFGGDHYVTLPLLRAHAKHFGKMALVHFDAHTDTYSNGPTFDHGTMFWTAPKEGLISPEHSVQIGIRTEFDPTLGFNVLDAAQVNDRRVDDVIAEVKKTVGSLPVYLTFDIDCLDPAHAPGTGTPVIGGLTTDRATKLLRGLQGLNIVGMDLVEVAPGYDQSDLTSLSAATLALDMLHVQAANKDAGQAG
- the speA gene encoding biosynthetic arginine decarboxylase → MSDDIKTTKSSSAGEQREPRSMQEMAMSDRDASKMLRTYNIAWWGNNYYDVNELGHISVCPDPDVPEARVDLAKLVKEREAEGQRLPALFCFPQILQHRLRSINAAFKRARESYGYRGDYFLVYPIKVNQHKRVIESLINSGEPLGLEAGSKAELMAVLAHAGMTRSVIVCNGYKDREYIRLALIGEKIGHKVYLVLEKMTEVKLVLEEAERLNVVPRLGIRARLASQGSGKWQSSGGEKSKFGLSASQVLQLVDIMRSAGRLESLQLLHFHLGSQMANIRDIATGVRESARFYVELAKLGVNIQCFDVGGGLGVDYEGTRSQSDCSVNYGLNEYANNVIWAIGHACDEHNLPHPTVITESGRAVTAHHTVLVSNIIGVERNEFSTPVAPSDDSPRPIISMWDTWQEMHEPNNRRSLREWLHDSQMDLFDIHTGYSQGTYNLTQRAWAEQLYLSICHYIQQHLDPSNRAHRPIIDELQERMADKIYVNFSLFQSMPDAWGIDQLFPVLPLEGLNKSPERRAVLLDITCDSDGTIDHYVDGDGIATTMPMPQYDVDNPPMLGFFMVGAYQEILGNMHNLFGDTEAVDVFAFADGSVEVQLSDEGDTVADMLEYVQLDPKELLTHFRNQIKRSELDEELRAQFVAEFESGLYGYTYLEDE
- the metK gene encoding methionine adenosyltransferase: MAKHLFTSESVSEGHPDKIADQISDAVLDAILEQDPKARVACETYVKTGMVLVGGEITTSAWVDIEEITRNTVREIGYVHSDMGFDANSCAVLNAIGKQSPDINQGVDRADPLEQGAGDQGLMFGYATNETDVLMPAPVTYAHRLVQRQSEVRKNKTLSWLRPDAKSQITFQYDDGKIVGIDAVVLSTQHAEEISQKDLQEAVMEEIIKPVLPAEWITESTKYHINPTGRFVIGGPMGDCGLTGRKIIVDTYGGMARHGGGAFSGKDPSKVDRSAAYAARYVAKNIVAAGLADRCEIQVSYAIGVAEPTSIMVETFGTEKVPTEQLTLLVREFFDLRPYGLIQMLDLLHPIYRETAAYGHFGREHFPWEKTDKAAQLREAAGL
- a CDS encoding sugar porter family MFS transporter, with product MPVNKTSSRTSNKAMTFFVCFLAALAGLLFGLDIGVIAGALPFIAKDFNVSAHQQEWIVSSMMSGAAIGAIGSGWLSSRLGRKKSLMIGAVLFVIGSLWSALATNPDMLIMARVLLGLAVGVASYTAPLYLSEIAPEKIRGSMISLYQLMITIGILGAYLSDTAFSFSGEWRWMLGVITIPAALLLVGVFFLPNSPRWLAAKGDFRSAQRVLDRLRDTSEQAKRELDEIRESLKIKQFGWSLFKNNSNFRRAVYLGILLQVMQQFTGMNVIMYYAPKIFEIAGFTNTTEQMWGTVIVGLINVLATFIAIGLVDRWGRKPTLILGFLVMALGMGILGTMLHVGIHSTGTQYFAIAMLLMFIVGFAMSAGPLIWVLCSEIQPLKGRDFGITLSTATNWIANMIVGATFLTMLNSLGNANTFWVYAALNLFFIVLTVSLIPETKNVSLEHIERNLLSGKKLRDIGQRD